A window of the Xenopus laevis strain J_2021 chromosome 9_10L, Xenopus_laevis_v10.1, whole genome shotgun sequence genome harbors these coding sequences:
- the lfng.L gene encoding LFNG O-fucosylpeptide 3-beta-N-acetylglucosaminyltransferase L homeolog (The RefSeq protein has 1 substitution compared to this genomic sequence) has translation MLKNCGKKLLLSMVGATLTCLLVLVVDQHQNRQMLETQSAEEPGAVHLRADLDPAKPGDAGEPAKDAQDASTFSAYFNKLTRVRRDVEQVATPSKESQAPVEDITANDVFIAVKTTKKFHRSRMDLLMDTWISRNKQQTFIFTDGEDEELQKKTGNVISTNCSAAHSRQALSCKMAVEYDKFMESDKKWFCHVDDDNYVNVRTLVKLLSRYSHTNDIYIGKPSLDRPIQATERISESNMRPVNFWFATGGAGFCISRGLALKMSPWASGGHFMNTAEKIRLPDDCTIGYIIESVLGVKLIRSNLFHSHLENLHQVPQSEIHNQVTLSYGMFENKRNAILMKGAFSVEEDPSRFRSVHCLLYPDTPWCPWKAAY, from the exons ATGCTGAAGAACTGCGGGAAGAAGCTGCTGTTGTCTATGGTGGGCGCAACTCTCACCTGCCTGCTGGTGCTCGTGGTGGATCAACATCAGAACCGGCAGATGCTGGAGACCCAGAGCGCAGAGGAGCCCGGCGCTGTCCATTTACGGGCAGACTTGGACCCTGCCAAACCTGGGGATGGGGGAGAGCCTGCTAAGGACGCCCAGGATGCCAGTACCTTCTCGGCTTATTTCAACAAGCTCACCAGGGTGAGGAGAGACGTGGAGCAGGTGGCGACCCCATCCAAAGAGTCCCAGGCTCCCGTGGAAGACATCACCGCCAATGATGTGTTCATCGCCGTCAAGACCACCAAGAAATTCCATCGATCCCGAATGGACCTGCTGATGGACACGTGGATCTCCAGAAACAAGCAGCAA aCTTTCATCTTCACTGATGGGGAGGACGAAGAGCTTCAGAAAAAGACAG GCAATGTCATTAGTACAAACTGCTCAGCTGCTCACAGCCGCCAAGCCCTTTCCTGCAAGATGGCAGTGGAATATGACAAGTTCATGGAGTCTGATAAGAA GTGGTTCTGCCATGTTGATGATGATAACTATGTAAATGTCCGGACGCTAGTGAAACTGCTGTCTCGTTACTCCCACACCAATGATATTTACATTGGGAAGCCGAGCTTAGACCGGCCTATCCAAGCTACAGAGAGGATCAGTGAGAGCAATATG cgcCCTGTCAATTTTTGGTTTGCTACTGGAGGAGCTGGCTTCTGTATTAGCCGTGGGTTGGCCCTTAAAATGAGTCCATGGGCAAG TGGAGGGCATTTCATGAATACAGCAGAAAAGATCAGACTCCCTGATGACTGCACCATTGGTTATATCATTGAGTCTGTGTTGGGAGTGAAACTCATCCGTAGTAACCTCTTCCATTCACATTTGGAAAATCTGCATCAAGTTCCCCAGAGTGAGATCCACAatcag GTGACATTAAGTTATGGGATGTTTGAAAACAAGAGGAACGCCATTTTGATGAAGGGTGCCTTTTCCGTAGAGGAAGATCCTTCTCg gtTCCGTTCTGTACATTGCCTACTATACCCAGATACTCCCTGGTGTCCGTGGAAAGCTGCTTACTAG